One Thalassotalea sediminis DNA segment encodes these proteins:
- a CDS encoding FRG domain-containing protein: MKIINSDTFGKVLKPASFDDLLKGITTGSLDSSSFITRMWRGQGDLDWPVHSSGYRRIEPSSDESLARYEERLLLQATHKGYRFHEGRELSDMELLARLQHHGAATRLVDTSRNALVALWFCCVSEPNKTGSLIGVHTDYLGGYEGEPELAPYKEVISVLEEIDHPVTWEPPSVTRRIAAQHSQFLYSKVVKDKWGSLALPKEEGVTAIYAISPSLKEQALTILQEAFDIRHLTLFPDLDGFGQANSHEKYEFYNNRW, from the coding sequence TACTTTTGGTAAGGTTCTCAAACCAGCAAGTTTTGATGATCTGTTAAAAGGTATTACAACTGGCAGCTTGGATAGTAGTTCATTCATTACTCGTATGTGGCGAGGCCAAGGTGATTTAGATTGGCCTGTACACAGTTCTGGCTACAGAAGAATTGAACCATCTTCAGACGAAAGCTTGGCTCGTTATGAAGAAAGGCTTTTACTGCAAGCTACTCATAAAGGTTATCGTTTCCATGAAGGTAGAGAGCTTTCCGATATGGAGCTTCTGGCACGTTTACAGCATCATGGTGCAGCAACTCGTTTAGTTGATACAAGCCGAAATGCATTAGTCGCTCTTTGGTTTTGTTGTGTTTCGGAGCCAAATAAAACTGGTTCGTTAATTGGTGTACATACTGATTATCTTGGTGGGTATGAAGGTGAACCAGAGTTAGCTCCCTATAAAGAAGTAATAAGTGTGTTAGAAGAAATCGACCATCCCGTAACATGGGAACCACCATCGGTTACAAGGCGCATAGCCGCACAGCATTCTCAATTTTTGTATAGCAAAGTAGTAAAAGACAAATGGGGTAGCTTAGCGCTACCAAAAGAAGAAGGTGTTACTGCCATCTACGCTATTAGCCCTTCCCTAAAAGAACAGGCTCTTACAATTCTTCAGGAAGCATTCGATATTCGCCATTTAACGTTATTCCCTGATTTAGATGGTTTTGGTCAAGCTAATAGCCATGAAAAATATGAATTCTACAATAACAGATGGTAA